TGGGGTCTTCAAGAGGGTGTAGAAGAGCAGTGAGCTTGGACAATTAGGGGCACCCTCacactattcctttcttttgtctACAGTTCTTAAACTTAAGTTGCTTCctatctctcttcttttcttcctcccacaTCCGCAGATGGGGTGGCTGCATTCCGTGCCTTCTTGAAGACGGAGTTCAGTGAGGAGAACCTGGAGTTCTGGTTGGCCTGTGAGGAGTTCAAGAAGACCAGGTCAACTGCAAAACTGGTCTCTAAGGCCCATAGGATCTTTGAGGAGTTTGTGGATGTGCAGGCTCCACGGGAGGTGTGTTGGCAGCGGCGAACATCCTGTCTATCCATGGCTCCTAGCTTGCATTTCTCTCCTCAGAGACGATCTGAGCCAGGCTTGATGGGGACTTAAACTAAACTGAGCCTCATCACTCTGGTGGCCCTTGATGAAAAAAGGatcatttttaagaaacagaaaccCAGGGCTTCCATCAAAGGAGCTCCATTAAGAGTGTTTTAGTTGTCTGTCAGTTAAACATGTGCTAGCAGGAACTGTGTTGCTACAGAGATTTTGCAAGAATAAATGCTATCGAGACTATGTTCATTTTCCTGATGGAAGGCAGCATAGCTTAATGAAATGTGGATCTGCTTTGAAATCTTGTTTCAATTttagctccaccacttactagctatgagaTCTTGGTCAAGTTACtaaacctctctgggtctcaatttCCCCAATGTAAAAGCGTACCTACCTTTCAGAGCATGAGAGATAAGGCACCTGTTCAGCATTTGCCACTGCTCGTTAATGGGTAAttacaattatttatattatttaattatacttaTTTATAAGAATAGAATGAATTTCTATTATACTGCTGTTGTGAGTTATAATACAGAATTTTACTTGGGAGGGGAGggtttaaatgaagaaaaatgtttgctACAAGTTTAGGTGCATTGCATTTTTAGATTCCTTCAATTATGCTTTGACTTGGGATGCGAGAAGTCTTTACCAGTTGGCTAGGATGACACAGGCCCTTTATAATACTGGTTGGAACAGAGATGTACATTCTAACCAGGGCCTCCCTCCACAGGGCATTTGTTTCCTTAGTAGACAAGAAAGGACAGGAGAGAAAGCTTACTTCAGGGGACTTGCATTAACAACTGGCTTGGATCTATGCCTTTGCCTGCCACGGTGAAGGTCCCTGGATTAGGGATTCAAGTAATTTGGGATTTTGCCTTGGCTCTGTTACTAACTTTCCATACTACTTTAAACAAGCTTTTTAGTCTCTTCTTTTCAGTATTGTTGTCTATCAATTGGGACTGAGAATATCTGGTCTTCAGACCCCACAGGATTCTTGCTGTGATCAAAGGGATGACCTCCATGGAAGCAATTTGAAAAGCAGAAATCACCTTAAACATGTAGATGCTGTCATTAATAATTACTGCATAGTTACGGCCAGCTACCAGAAACCTTGGCCCTTGAGGGCATGTGACCTTGCTCTCTGTTTGTATCTCTAGGTAAATATTGACTTCCAGACCCGAGAAGCCACGAGGAAGAACCTGCAGGAGCCGTCcctgacttgctttgaccaagcCCAAGGAAAAGTACACAGCCTCATGGAGAAAGACTCTTACCCCAGGTTCCTGAGGTCCAAAATGTACTTAGATCTGCTGTCCCAAAGCCAGAGGAGGCTCAGTTAGACCTCAGAAGGAGACTCCTGGAAATCACCGGCTTTCCCCTCCCCTTGCTGCCAAGATCATATTCTAATGTGAAATGTCATAGGTGTTCAAAAGCGGTAGcattgggggtgggaggtgggggtgaggaggGAATGAAGGGCCATTCCAAAGCATGACCCAGCTGCCGGAGCTTGGACTCTATTCCATTTACCCACGTTTGTGTTTTGGTTAGTGGTAGCGCCTTGCCGCTGTCACCCTTTTCTGGGTCAGCAACTTGCCCTTCATATAATGCCTTGGGTCACCTCTGCTGAGAGGGCAGATTTGCTGTGCTAGGCTAATCTGTAAATAATGCAAATGCAATTCCCACCACCTC
The DNA window shown above is from Symphalangus syndactylus isolate Jambi chromosome 19, NHGRI_mSymSyn1-v2.1_pri, whole genome shotgun sequence and carries:
- the RGS8 gene encoding regulator of G-protein signaling 8 isoform X1, with protein sequence MWSALTCSLSDHPVGKDPQAMRTGQRQNKGMRTRLGCLSHKSDSCSDFTAILPDKPNRALKRLSTEEATRWADSFDVLLSHKYGVAAFRAFLKTEFSEENLEFWLACEEFKKTRSTAKLVSKAHRIFEEFVDVQAPREVNIDFQTREATRKNLQEPSLTCFDQAQGKVHSLMEKDSYPRFLRSKMYLDLLSQSQRRLS
- the RGS8 gene encoding regulator of G-protein signaling 8 isoform X2; the protein is MAALLMPRRNKGMRTRLGCLSHKSDSCSDFTAILPDKPNRALKRLSTEEATRWADSFDVLLSHKYGVAAFRAFLKTEFSEENLEFWLACEEFKKTRSTAKLVSKAHRIFEEFVDVQAPREVNIDFQTREATRKNLQEPSLTCFDQAQGKVHSLMEKDSYPRFLRSKMYLDLLSQSQRRLS
- the RGS8 gene encoding regulator of G-protein signaling 8 isoform X3; amino-acid sequence: MRTGQRQNKGMRTRLGCLSHKSDSCSDFTAILPDKPNRALKRLSTEEATRWADSFDVLLSHKYGVAAFRAFLKTEFSEENLEFWLACEEFKKTRSTAKLVSKAHRIFEEFVDVQAPREVNIDFQTREATRKNLQEPSLTCFDQAQGKVHSLMEKDSYPRFLRSKMYLDLLSQSQRRLS